The uncultured Methanobrevibacter sp. genome includes a region encoding these proteins:
- a CDS encoding DUF2284 domain-containing protein has protein sequence MSEIKKLTADIDVGEYYEKYVDFEEVSKLCIEEEEMLGYNWNYPPFEFDVDEVWNSYNKLKIIAFKIDFSEEELAHTFEEKELEFILKRFERMKVKFMNEIYMLEDENSLGLFLGKCNLCMRCTREFNMPCKMPFKMRYSLESLGGKVDESIRDIFGYEIKYAQDGKLPEYLIFVGGLLYDKK, from the coding sequence ATGTCAGAGATTAAAAAACTCACGGCAGATATAGATGTTGGGGAGTACTATGAGAAATATGTGGATTTTGAGGAAGTCTCAAAACTCTGCATAGAAGAAGAGGAGATGTTGGGATACAATTGGAACTATCCCCCATTTGAATTTGATGTTGATGAAGTATGGAACTCATACAATAAGCTGAAAATCATTGCTTTTAAAATTGATTTTTCCGAAGAGGAACTGGCGCACACTTTTGAGGAAAAAGAACTGGAATTCATTCTAAAGAGATTCGAAAGAATGAAAGTCAAGTTCATGAATGAAATTTACATGCTGGAAGATGAAAACTCTTTAGGACTCTTTTTAGGAAAATGCAATCTATGCATGAGATGTACAAGAGAATTCAACATGCCATGTAAGATGCCATTTAAAATGAGATATTCACTGGAATCCCTTGGCGGTAAAGTGGATGAAAGCATCAGAGATATTTTCGGATATGAAATTAAATACGCTCAAGACGGAAAACTGCCTGAATATCTGATATTTGTAGGCGGATTATTATATGATAAAAAATAG
- the cca gene encoding CCA tRNA nucleotidyltransferase, with amino-acid sequence MDYEAILKDIKPTIDEKQHIDDVSSRIMNFLQNACDSRNIDANVNLVGSVAKNTALKGKSDIDIFIAFPLDTEKQYLKDKGLELAHLCCSEFDSNPEHHFASHPYVTTDIEGCEVDIVPCYQIKDGSQLKSAVDRTILHTFYVKDELGENQDDEVLLLKRFMAMTGTYGSEFKVGGFAGYLCELLIINYGNFENTLKAAMDWKFGEIIDLEGHGTSKQFKDPLIVIDPTDEKRNVAAALRLDKMAQFIQSARNFIFSDNKEDYFYPIEKNLNKQNILNEFKKRNSDLIAFRFNIPDMPLDTLHPQLRKTCESLERKLNDKEFNVFKADYWSDEIINCVILLEMASSKLNDVEINKGPKVFINKACENFAKKYGRENCYVQDDYLVHMQKREFVSATDFISHIFTKEHINLIKVGKNLRNNLINTFEFIDVEDIDLEFLDDFLNPGQYIVR; translated from the coding sequence ATGGATTATGAAGCTATTTTAAAAGATATCAAGCCAACAATTGATGAAAAACAACACATTGATGATGTTTCATCAAGAATTATGAATTTTTTACAGAATGCATGCGACAGTAGAAATATTGACGCAAACGTTAATCTGGTAGGTTCCGTTGCTAAAAATACAGCACTTAAAGGAAAATCAGACATTGATATCTTCATAGCATTTCCATTGGATACTGAAAAGCAATATCTAAAAGATAAAGGTCTTGAGTTGGCGCATTTATGTTGCAGCGAATTTGATAGTAATCCTGAGCATCATTTTGCTTCCCATCCTTATGTTACAACTGATATTGAAGGTTGTGAGGTTGATATCGTACCCTGCTATCAGATAAAGGATGGAAGCCAGCTTAAATCAGCGGTTGACAGGACAATCCTTCATACCTTCTATGTTAAGGATGAGCTAGGAGAAAATCAGGATGATGAGGTTTTGCTCCTAAAACGCTTCATGGCGATGACTGGAACATACGGCTCCGAGTTTAAGGTAGGTGGATTTGCAGGTTATCTGTGTGAGCTTTTAATCATAAACTACGGCAACTTTGAAAATACTTTAAAAGCAGCCATGGACTGGAAATTCGGTGAAATAATAGATCTTGAAGGCCATGGAACCAGCAAACAGTTTAAAGATCCTTTGATAGTGATTGACCCTACTGATGAAAAACGTAATGTAGCCGCCGCTTTAAGATTGGACAAGATGGCGCAATTCATACAGTCTGCACGTAACTTTATATTTTCAGACAATAAAGAAGATTATTTTTACCCTATTGAAAAAAATTTAAATAAGCAGAATATTCTAAACGAATTTAAAAAGAGAAACAGTGATTTGATTGCATTCAGATTTAACATTCCAGACATGCCTTTGGATACGCTCCATCCTCAGCTTAGAAAAACATGTGAATCTCTTGAAAGAAAACTGAATGATAAAGAGTTCAATGTATTTAAGGCGGATTACTGGAGTGATGAGATAATAAACTGTGTTATTCTTTTGGAAATGGCTTCATCAAAATTAAATGATGTTGAAATTAACAAGGGACCTAAGGTTTTCATCAACAAGGCATGCGAAAACTTCGCTAAGAAATACGGTCGTGAAAACTGCTATGTTCAGGATGATTACTTAGTTCACATGCAAAAAAGGGAATTTGTCAGTGCAACAGATTTTATTTCACATATTTTTACAAAGGAACACATCAACCTTATCAAAGTTGGAAAAAATCTTAGAAATAACCTTATTAATACCTTCGAATTCATTGATGTTGAAGATATTGATTTGGAATTTCTTGATGATTTTTTAAATCCTGGCCAGTATATTGTAAGGTGA
- the thpR gene encoding RNA 2',3'-cyclic phosphodiesterase, which produces MPEIRAFLAIDLDEDLKPKINKIIKSFKEIDANIKYVDLANLHFTLKFFGDIDVEGIDLLSQKISNVVSEFEPFNIKIKGCGAFPNNNHIKVIWVGLEGDEILKSLHDKLDVEFKKLGFEADKKFSSHLTIGRMKSAKNKNKVKSQIESFSEVEIGEMSVDKIVLKKSTLKPSGPIYDDINIFEL; this is translated from the coding sequence ATGCCTGAAATCAGAGCTTTTCTTGCAATCGATTTGGATGAGGATTTAAAACCTAAAATAAATAAGATTATTAAGAGTTTTAAGGAAATTGATGCCAATATAAAGTATGTTGATTTGGCCAATCTCCATTTTACATTAAAGTTTTTTGGAGACATTGATGTTGAAGGAATTGATTTGCTTTCTCAAAAGATATCCAATGTTGTATCCGAATTTGAACCTTTCAATATAAAAATAAAGGGCTGCGGTGCATTTCCAAACAATAATCATATCAAGGTTATTTGGGTTGGCCTTGAAGGTGATGAAATTCTTAAAAGTCTGCATGACAAATTGGATGTCGAATTTAAAAAACTCGGTTTTGAGGCAGATAAAAAATTCTCATCTCATTTAACCATCGGACGGATGAAATCCGCTAAAAACAAAAATAAGGTTAAGTCTCAAATAGAATCTTTCAGCGAGGTTGAAATTGGTGAGATGAGTGTAGATAAAATTGTCCTTAAAAAATCTACATTAAAACCATCAGGACCAATATATGATGATATAAACATATTTGAATTGTGA
- a CDS encoding 3-dehydroquinate synthase II translates to MQNKFAWISTPDELWDDKKEMITTALESGIDHVLDLDDIEQIRKLGNVKIIANTDDADIYLVGINGEGDGFIELKDDFSDSVDIANAKKAKSEGKTVCAYIKITDKVHEQLAVKLGPIVDYIILVGTDWTIIPLENIIADLQKEDVEIIAAVRDLDGAKVALETLEHGTDGVIFEANDFNNTKKIAEEVVKASQTKYELKIATVTNVKPLGSGDRVCVDTTDMMKPGEGMLIGSYSKSMFLVHSESLESEYVASRPFRVNAGPVQAYVMVPGNKTRYLSELVAGDEVLIVNTEGETRTAYVGRSKIERRPLILIEAEYEGQTIRTLLQNAETIRIVDENDEPLSVADIKTGDKVKVYIETNARHFGIAIDETIIEQ, encoded by the coding sequence ATGCAAAACAAATTCGCTTGGATAAGCACTCCTGATGAATTGTGGGATGATAAAAAGGAAATGATAACCACAGCATTGGAATCTGGAATTGACCATGTTTTGGATTTGGATGACATTGAACAAATCAGAAAGCTGGGAAATGTAAAGATTATTGCAAACACTGATGATGCTGACATATATCTTGTCGGTATTAATGGGGAAGGTGACGGTTTTATCGAGCTAAAGGATGACTTTTCTGATTCAGTTGATATTGCAAATGCTAAAAAAGCAAAAAGCGAAGGAAAAACTGTATGTGCATATATAAAAATCACAGACAAAGTTCATGAACAACTTGCAGTAAAATTAGGTCCTATTGTTGACTATATCATTCTTGTGGGAACTGACTGGACAATAATTCCACTTGAAAACATCATTGCAGACTTGCAAAAGGAAGATGTTGAAATAATTGCTGCAGTACGTGATTTGGATGGTGCAAAAGTAGCTCTTGAAACATTGGAGCACGGAACTGATGGAGTAATCTTTGAAGCAAATGACTTCAACAATACCAAAAAGATTGCCGAAGAAGTAGTTAAAGCATCACAAACCAAATATGAATTGAAAATAGCTACAGTAACAAATGTAAAGCCATTGGGATCAGGCGATAGGGTTTGTGTTGACACAACAGACATGATGAAACCTGGAGAAGGAATGCTTATAGGTTCATATTCAAAATCAATGTTTTTGGTTCATTCAGAATCTTTGGAAAGCGAATATGTGGCTTCACGTCCATTTAGAGTCAATGCAGGTCCCGTTCAGGCATATGTGATGGTTCCTGGAAACAAAACAAGATACCTCTCAGAGCTTGTAGCTGGAGATGAGGTTTTAATTGTAAACACTGAAGGTGAAACAAGAACTGCATATGTGGGAAGAAGCAAAATTGAAAGAAGGCCATTGATATTGATTGAAGCAGAATATGAAGGACAAACCATCAGAACCCTTCTTCAAAATGCTGAAACAATAAGAATAGTTGATGAAAATGATGAACCTCTTTCAGTAGCTGACATAAAAACAGGCGATAAAGTGAAAGTGTATATTGAAACTAATGCTCGCCACTTTGGTATAGCTATTGATGAGACCATAATAGAACAATGA
- a CDS encoding 2-amino-3,7-dideoxy-D-threo-hept-6-ulosonate synthase, whose amino-acid sequence MMIGKKIRLERIINRNTKRTVIAPMDHGVSSGPIPGIIDMDETVENISQGGADAILMHKGIVQQGHRGYGKDIGLIVHLSASTSLAPDPNDKVTVTSVEKAIQLGADAVSIHVNLGSETESQMLQELGEIAETCDYWGMPLLAMMYPRGQKVENEHDVEFVKHAARVGSELGVDIVKTNYTGDPDSFKEVVEGAIVPVVIAGGPKVDTDEDLLNMVKDSLEVGGAGVAFGRNLFQAENPGKITRAIAEVVHHDLEVEEALKFLK is encoded by the coding sequence ATAATGATAGGTAAAAAAATTCGTTTAGAAAGAATAATAAACAGAAATACTAAAAGAACTGTAATCGCACCTATGGATCATGGTGTTTCCAGCGGTCCAATTCCAGGTATTATCGACATGGATGAGACAGTAGAAAACATTTCCCAAGGTGGTGCTGATGCAATTTTAATGCACAAGGGAATTGTACAGCAAGGACACCGGGGTTACGGAAAAGACATTGGATTAATCGTACATTTATCCGCAAGTACTTCTCTTGCACCTGATCCAAATGATAAGGTAACTGTAACAAGTGTTGAAAAAGCAATTCAGCTTGGAGCAGATGCAGTATCCATTCACGTAAACCTTGGAAGCGAAACAGAAAGCCAAATGTTACAGGAATTAGGTGAAATAGCTGAAACCTGTGATTACTGGGGAATGCCTTTACTTGCAATGATGTATCCTAGAGGCCAAAAAGTGGAAAATGAACATGATGTGGAATTCGTTAAGCATGCTGCCCGTGTAGGATCTGAACTTGGTGTGGACATTGTAAAAACCAATTATACTGGAGATCCTGATTCATTTAAAGAAGTTGTGGAAGGAGCAATCGTTCCTGTTGTAATTGCAGGAGGTCCTAAAGTAGACACTGATGAAGACTTATTGAATATGGTAAAAGATTCTCTTGAAGTCGGCGGTGCTGGTGTAGCATTCGGACGTAATCTTTTCCAGGCTGAAAACCCAGGTAAAATTACAAGAGCTATTGCAGAAGTAGTTCACCATGATTTAGAAGTTGAAGAAGCTTTAAAATTCTTAAAATAA
- a CDS encoding PadR family transcriptional regulator, translating into MNSIKNNEYSEFIKNDKIITHTVNGISRFLILWIIKHYGPIHGYNISKEFSDIFESLISSGTLKKSNPSKMYPILKNMEDNGLIAGEDVFQDNKKVKFYSITEKGDFLLHFVCKNFNHIRKSPKGSLFFDDFLNFKF; encoded by the coding sequence ATGAATAGTATTAAAAATAATGAATATTCTGAGTTTATTAAGAACGACAAGATTATCACTCATACGGTTAATGGAATTTCTCGTTTTCTAATTTTGTGGATTATAAAACATTATGGTCCGATTCATGGATATAATATTTCAAAAGAGTTTTCAGATATTTTTGAAAGTTTAATCAGTTCTGGCACTTTAAAAAAGTCCAATCCAAGTAAAATGTATCCAATTTTAAAAAATATGGAAGATAATGGTTTAATTGCTGGTGAAGATGTTTTTCAGGACAATAAAAAAGTAAAATTTTATTCAATAACTGAAAAAGGCGATTTTTTACTGCATTTTGTCTGTAAGAATTTCAATCATATACGTAAAAGTCCTAAAGGATCATTGTTTTTCGATGATTTTTTGAATTTTAAATTTTAG
- a CDS encoding SAM-dependent methyltransferase, translating into MIKLSYDIKKYRQDLLDLINDNDIVIELGCHIGGTTKLISKKCNVIAVDNSPEAVNKMSELEGVDFISGDVRRHEVLAEAFQKIQKCDVLAIDLGGGYHPDTVFKVFYIWSSTFKPKHTVIRNRGLLEFVNSARVSDEKYISLDGFLDSYNDSGIPPLIKEFDLWTPSLKK; encoded by the coding sequence ATGATTAAATTAAGTTATGACATTAAAAAATACCGCCAGGATTTGCTCGATTTGATAAATGATAATGATATTGTCATTGAACTTGGCTGTCACATTGGAGGTACAACAAAACTGATTTCTAAAAAATGTAACGTGATTGCCGTAGACAATTCTCCTGAAGCAGTCAATAAGATGAGTGAACTTGAGGGGGTCGATTTCATTTCAGGTGATGTAAGACGCCACGAGGTTTTGGCTGAAGCTTTTCAAAAGATACAAAAATGTGATGTGCTGGCAATCGATTTGGGTGGAGGTTATCACCCAGATACTGTTTTTAAGGTGTTTTATATTTGGTCATCCACTTTCAAGCCAAAACATACTGTTATCAGAAATCGTGGGCTTTTGGAATTTGTAAATTCTGCTAGGGTAAGTGATGAAAAATATATCTCTTTAGATGGTTTTCTTGATTCATATAACGATTCGGGAATTCCTCCATTGATAAAGGAATTTGATTTGTGGACACCTTCCCTGAAAAAATGA
- a CDS encoding pantoate kinase, translated as MNKSVFVPGHVTGFFNIENHEISLKNGSCGAGFLLSRGVKSTISPSDRLSIDVNQGDETVIEEVLKILEIDDTFKITQDIQLPIGAGFGTSAASAFSLTLAINEFLNLGYSQELCGQIAHMAEINLGAGLGDVIAQTGKGIVLRTKPGAPGIGEIESFRKDVFIAYKTFGTIKTSDIISDPHHREVLSQVGLKYLELFEKETTLENFLSFSNSFSIETELMSDEVRNLVDYFNSSEDILGSSMAMLGNTVFAFAYDEDAFKDLDIEDLHICELNNIGIVYD; from the coding sequence ATGAATAAATCAGTTTTTGTACCTGGTCATGTTACAGGTTTTTTCAATATTGAAAACCATGAAATAAGTTTGAAAAATGGATCATGTGGAGCTGGGTTTTTGCTTTCAAGAGGAGTTAAATCCACTATTTCTCCATCTGACAGACTATCAATTGATGTTAATCAGGGTGATGAAACAGTCATTGAAGAGGTATTGAAAATTTTGGAAATTGACGATACATTTAAGATTACGCAGGACATTCAGCTTCCAATAGGTGCGGGCTTTGGAACGTCAGCAGCTTCAGCATTTAGTTTAACTTTAGCCATAAATGAATTTCTCAATTTGGGATATTCTCAGGAGCTGTGCGGTCAAATAGCCCATATGGCGGAAATTAATTTGGGTGCGGGTCTAGGTGATGTGATAGCTCAAACAGGTAAAGGAATAGTTTTGAGGACAAAACCTGGAGCTCCTGGAATTGGTGAAATTGAATCATTTAGAAAAGATGTTTTCATTGCCTATAAGACCTTCGGAACCATAAAAACTTCAGATATTATTTCTGATCCACATCACAGGGAGGTCCTTTCACAGGTTGGTTTAAAATATCTTGAACTATTCGAAAAGGAAACTACCTTGGAAAATTTTCTCTCATTTTCAAACAGCTTTTCCATTGAAACAGAGTTGATGTCTGATGAAGTCAGAAATTTAGTTGATTATTTTAACTCTTCGGAGGATATTTTGGGTAGTTCCATGGCAATGCTTGGAAATACTGTATTTGCCTTTGCATATGATGAAGATGCATTCAAAGATTTGGACATTGAAGACTTGCATATATGTGAACTCAACAACATTGGTATTGTTTATGATTAA
- a CDS encoding flavodoxin: protein MSSLVIYFSRSGENYFGGELKNIEKGNTEIIAEYIKELGGADLFKVEPANEYPADYMKCIDVAKKEKQADARPEIKETLTDISNYDTIYIGFPNWWGTMPMPMFTQLEQLDFSGKIVKPFVTHEGSGFGSSRGDINKLCEGAEIKKGLSIPGATVYDAKDTVRLWVDE, encoded by the coding sequence ATGTCAAGTTTAGTAATTTATTTTTCAAGAAGCGGAGAGAACTATTTCGGCGGCGAACTGAAAAACATTGAAAAGGGAAACACTGAAATAATTGCAGAATACATTAAGGAATTAGGTGGGGCTGACTTGTTTAAGGTTGAACCTGCAAATGAATATCCTGCAGACTATATGAAATGTATTGATGTTGCAAAAAAGGAAAAGCAAGCCGATGCAAGACCAGAAATCAAAGAAACATTAACCGATATTTCAAATTATGATACAATTTATATTGGTTTTCCGAACTGGTGGGGAACTATGCCAATGCCAATGTTTACACAATTGGAACAACTTGACTTTTCAGGTAAAATAGTAAAGCCGTTTGTTACTCATGAAGGGTCTGGTTTTGGTTCATCTCGAGGTGATATCAATAAATTATGTGAAGGAGCGGAAATTAAGAAAGGATTGTCAATTCCCGGTGCAACAGTTTATGATGCAAAGGATACTGTAAGATTATGGGTTGATGAATAG
- a CDS encoding FprA family A-type flavoprotein, producing the protein MKAKAVKMADGVYWVGVIHWNSRTFHGYGIPGTTYNAYLVFGEEKTVLIDNVYKGMFEQFDARVKDAFEQEGKEFKIDVFVQNHSEMDHSTFLRDTIAKYNPDAEIYASQNCINFLEAQYHNFGDLELNAVATGDEIDIGGRTLKFVSAPMLHWPDSMFTFLAEEGILFSNDAFGQHVCHSKRFDKDYSLDYLLKEAQKYYANLVTLGSPMLRMKLQEITDNGLLEQIKMIAPCHGQIWTNPRPIVEKYTEWGSGVCKDKITVIYDTMHHSTEKLAFQIAEGIMSEGVEVEMYFMQEDGPDDVITDILDSKAIALGAPTMMNKPFPRIGNMMYWLDCVNFKGTGSEKSALIFSSKGWGGGAIAKLQRDLEEAGFTVTDTLDVLFVPDEDVLAEAFEKGAELARSIKE; encoded by the coding sequence ATGAAAGCAAAAGCTGTAAAAATGGCAGATGGTGTTTACTGGGTTGGTGTTATTCACTGGAATAGCAGAACTTTCCATGGATATGGAATTCCAGGAACCACATACAATGCATACTTGGTATTCGGTGAAGAAAAGACTGTATTAATCGATAATGTTTACAAAGGAATGTTTGAACAATTCGATGCAAGAGTAAAGGATGCTTTTGAACAGGAAGGCAAAGAATTTAAAATCGATGTATTCGTTCAAAACCACTCTGAAATGGACCACTCAACTTTTTTAAGGGATACCATTGCAAAATACAATCCAGATGCAGAAATATATGCATCACAAAACTGTATTAACTTTTTAGAAGCACAATACCATAATTTTGGTGATTTAGAACTTAATGCTGTAGCCACCGGTGATGAAATTGACATTGGTGGAAGAACCTTAAAATTCGTTTCAGCTCCAATGTTGCACTGGCCGGACAGCATGTTCACATTCCTGGCTGAAGAGGGAATATTGTTTTCAAACGATGCATTCGGACAGCATGTATGTCACTCCAAAAGATTTGACAAAGACTACTCATTGGATTACCTATTAAAAGAAGCACAAAAATATTATGCTAACTTGGTAACTTTAGGTTCTCCAATGCTTAGAATGAAATTACAGGAAATCACTGACAATGGTCTTTTAGAACAAATCAAAATGATTGCACCATGTCACGGTCAAATCTGGACTAATCCTAGACCAATTGTTGAAAAATACACAGAATGGGGATCTGGAGTATGCAAAGACAAAATCACTGTAATCTATGATACAATGCACCATTCAACTGAAAAGTTAGCTTTCCAAATTGCTGAAGGTATCATGAGCGAAGGTGTAGAAGTTGAAATGTACTTCATGCAGGAAGACGGTCCTGATGATGTAATTACAGACATTTTGGACTCCAAAGCTATTGCTCTCGGTGCTCCAACAATGATGAACAAGCCATTCCCAAGAATAGGTAACATGATGTACTGGTTGGACTGTGTTAACTTCAAGGGAACAGGTAGCGAGAAAAGTGCTTTAATATTTTCATCCAAAGGATGGGGTGGTGGAGCTATTGCTAAACTCCAAAGGGATTTGGAAGAAGCAGGTTTCACAGTTACTGATACTTTAGATGTTTTATTTGTACCTGATGAGGATGTTTTAGCTGAAGCATTTGAAAAAGGTGCAGAATTAGCTCGTTCCATTAAAGAATAG
- a CDS encoding histidinol phosphate phosphatase domain-containing protein: MNKRIDLHMHSLFSDGELLPSELARRALKLNHEAIAITDHVDWSNVETIPAIQDAIDDINSNWDITVVLGAEVTHAPCESIDGIAARAKELGAKIVVVHGETLNEPVTPGTNRAAVESEHVDILGHPGLITIEEAEIAKENNIYLEISARKGHCLGNGHVANVAREVGNKLLVDTDTHAPSDLITYDKSYEIALGAGLTHEEAMKALVDNPRELLKSKGIL; encoded by the coding sequence TTGAACAAAAGAATAGATTTACATATGCACAGTTTATTTAGTGATGGTGAATTATTGCCTTCCGAACTTGCAAGAAGAGCTTTAAAATTAAATCATGAAGCGATAGCGATTACAGACCATGTTGATTGGTCAAATGTTGAAACAATCCCAGCAATTCAGGATGCAATTGATGATATCAATTCCAACTGGGACATTACTGTAGTTTTAGGTGCTGAAGTAACACATGCCCCTTGCGAATCAATTGATGGAATAGCTGCAAGGGCAAAGGAATTAGGTGCAAAAATTGTTGTTGTTCACGGTGAAACATTGAATGAACCTGTAACTCCCGGAACCAATAGGGCTGCTGTTGAATCCGAACATGTGGACATTTTAGGTCATCCTGGCTTAATAACTATTGAAGAAGCAGAAATTGCAAAAGAAAATAATATTTATCTTGAAATTTCAGCACGTAAAGGACATTGCCTTGGAAACGGTCATGTTGCAAATGTTGCCCGTGAAGTTGGAAATAAATTACTAGTTGATACTGACACTCATGCACCGAGCGATTTGATTACTTATGATAAATCATATGAAATTGCATTAGGTGCAGGTTTAACTCACGAAGAAGCCATGAAAGCACTTGTCGACAATCCTCGTGAACTCTTAAAAAGCAAAGGAATATTATAA
- a CDS encoding 2,5-diamino-6-(ribosylamino)-4(3H)-pyrimidinone 5'-phosphate reductase — protein sequence MKPYVILSAAMTLDGKIATETGSSNISGEKDLERVHELRKECDAIMVGIGTVLADDPRLTVHKIDANPDDNPVRVVVDSKCRTPIAARITNRDARTIIAGANEYKYDFVVSDRYASFSKRGIDFFWSGDKRVDLVALMNYLHEEGIEKLMLEGGATLNFSMIKAGLIDEIRLCVAPMVVGGANAKTLFDGEGYPLMDLATKLELVDSYSLDKDLILTYKVIK from the coding sequence ATGAAACCTTATGTAATATTAAGTGCAGCTATGACATTGGATGGTAAAATAGCAACAGAAACCGGAAGTTCAAATATTTCCGGAGAAAAAGACCTTGAAAGGGTTCATGAACTCAGAAAAGAGTGTGATGCAATAATGGTTGGTATTGGAACTGTTTTGGCAGATGATCCTAGGCTGACAGTTCATAAGATTGATGCCAATCCCGATGACAATCCTGTCAGAGTGGTAGTTGACAGCAAATGCAGAACTCCAATAGCTGCAAGAATTACAAACAGGGACGCCAGAACAATCATTGCCGGAGCCAATGAATACAAATATGACTTTGTAGTTTCAGATAGGTATGCTTCATTTTCCAAAAGAGGCATTGACTTCTTTTGGAGTGGTGACAAGAGAGTGGATTTGGTCGCATTGATGAATTATCTTCACGAAGAGGGAATTGAGAAACTGATGCTTGAAGGTGGAGCAACCTTAAACTTTTCCATGATTAAGGCAGGTCTTATTGATGAAATAAGATTATGTGTTGCACCGATGGTTGTTGGTGGCGCAAATGCAAAAACATTATTTGATGGTGAAGGTTATCCATTGATGGATTTGGCTACAAAATTGGAACTAGTTGATTCATATAGTTTGGATAAAGATTTGATTTTGACTTATAAAGTTATAAAATAG
- a CDS encoding glycosyltransferase 4 family protein has protein sequence MIILPQMPLYVIAIICGLLSFSVTRLFMPKIIQKLEEADIVGKDIHKSWKPVVAEMGGFGIIFGFVIGMFSGIYMHDILAFPLLIVLVVILLVGMIGILDDLLALSSKSKFFLLFIAGLPLMWAAPPNVGILYLISLPIALSIGSNLTNMLAGLNGIESGLGVISMASLTIACIILGKYDVTIISMSMLGALLAFLYFNRYPAKIFPGDTGTLIIGAAIVCIAFIGRVKLIALIVLMPNIIDAALKFYSAGVMNRSQQKPTQLNEDGKLVRPDAGFKSLIRLILRRPIAEKDAVKIIWGIGIVFGILGIVVALIMPGMLESKTLMNFLQIKEMFYHI, from the coding sequence ATGATAATTCTACCACAAATGCCTTTATATGTGATAGCAATAATCTGCGGATTACTTTCTTTTTCTGTAACCAGATTATTCATGCCGAAGATTATTCAAAAATTAGAAGAAGCTGACATTGTTGGAAAAGACATTCACAAATCATGGAAGCCCGTTGTAGCGGAAATGGGTGGTTTTGGAATAATATTTGGTTTTGTAATTGGAATGTTTTCAGGAATATACATGCATGATATTCTAGCATTTCCTTTATTAATTGTTCTTGTTGTTATACTGTTAGTTGGAATGATTGGAATTTTGGATGACTTATTGGCGCTTTCATCAAAGTCAAAATTCTTTTTGCTTTTCATTGCAGGCCTTCCATTGATGTGGGCAGCACCTCCTAATGTAGGCATATTATACTTGATTTCACTTCCGATTGCTCTTTCAATAGGTTCAAACCTAACAAACATGCTTGCAGGTTTAAACGGCATTGAATCAGGTTTAGGTGTTATTTCAATGGCATCACTAACAATTGCATGTATAATTTTGGGAAAATACGATGTAACAATCATATCCATGAGTATGCTAGGTGCATTGCTTGCATTTTTATACTTCAACAGATATCCTGCCAAAATTTTCCCTGGAGATACAGGTACATTAATCATTGGTGCAGCTATTGTATGTATTGCATTCATTGGTAGGGTAAAACTGATTGCACTCATCGTATTGATGCCGAACATTATTGACGCTGCATTGAAATTCTACTCAGCAGGAGTCATGAACCGTTCCCAACAGAAACCTACTCAACTTAATGAAGATGGAAAATTGGTAAGACCCGATGCAGGTTTCAAATCATTGATAAGATTAATATTAAGACGTCCGATAGCCGAAAAGGATGCAGTAAAAATAATCTGGGGTATTGGTATTGTATTCGGCATATTAGGTATTGTTGTAGCATTAATAATGCCAGGAATGCTTGAAAGCAAAACTTTAATGAACTTTTTACAAATCAAAGAGATGTTCTATCATATTTAG